The Raphanus sativus cultivar WK10039 chromosome 2, ASM80110v3, whole genome shotgun sequence genome includes a region encoding these proteins:
- the LOC108839440 gene encoding putative terpenoid synthase 7 has protein sequence MLMSSYHAEGHDSVKRKILLIYLMISLGVAYHFENEIEKTLTHAFENIDDMIAYERDLYTISIFFWVFRTYGYNMSADVFKRFKGDDGKFMDSLTKDAKGMLILYEAAHLRTTRDYIMDEALSFTTKHLESLAGRTSPHLSRLIQNALGLSQHWNMEILVAMEYISFYQQEEDHDETLLKFSKLNFKLLQLIYLEELKILSKWYKELDFASKLPHFFRDRLVELHFFVISMYFEPQFSNARIMLTKFYTAELIIDDTFDRYASISEAESLANSLERWAPDKSMDKQPNYLKFVFKFILDVFKEFEKKVGSEGRSYSVKSTVEEFKRLVKSNLDLTKWAQFAHVPSFEDYMVVGEVEVSLYATMAGTLMGMGHIATEEAYEWLKSRPKIIQALSINGRLMNDMTGFQDDMSRGYVTNGINCYTKQYGVTKTDAFKELNKMRVENDKIVNEELLTTKDVPRRVLKEAINCARMANVAYGYGEGLTHPEGKIKDYIVSLYLNVI, from the exons ATGCTCATGTCCTCTTACCATGCAGAAGGTCATGACTCCGTGAAGAGGAAAATACTTCTGATATATTTGATGATCAGTCTTGGTGTTGCGTATCATTTTGAGAATGAGATCGAAAAGACCTTGACACATGCCTTTGAGAATATTGATGATATGATCGCATATGAGCGTGACCTTTACACAATCTCCATCTTCTTTTGGGTTTTCAGAACATATGGTTACAACATGTCGGCTG ATGTGTTCAAGAGGTTCAAAGGGGATGATGGAAAGTTTATGGACTCCTTAACAAAGGATGCTAAAGGCATGTTGATCTTGTATGAAGCCGCTCATTTGAGGACGACAAGAGATTATATAATGGACGAAGCGTTGAGCTTCACAACAAAACATTTGGAGTCGTTGGCAGGACGTACAAGCCCTCATCTCTCAAGGCTTATACAAAATGCTCTTGGTCTATCTCAGCACTGGAACATGGAGATCTTAGTGGCGATGGAATATATCTCATTCtaccaacaagaagaagacCATGACGAGACATTACTCAAGTTTTCAAAGCTCAATTTCAAGTTATTGCAGCTTATATACCTTGAGGAGCTCAAAATTCTTTCAAA ATGGTACAAGGAGCTTGACTTTGCATCTAAGTTGCCACATTTTTTCAGAGACAGGCTCGTGGAGTTACATTTTTTTGTGATATCGATGTATTTTGAGCCACAGTTCTCAAATGCGAGAATTATGTTGACTAAGTTCTACACGGCCGAACTCATTATTGACGACACTTTTGATAGATATGCCTCTATCTCTGAAGCTGAAAGCCTCGCCAACAGTCTAGAAAG GTGGGCTCCTGATAAAAGCATGGATAAACAACCAAATTATTTGAAGTTCGTGTTTAAATTTATACTGGATGTGTTCAAAGAGTTCGAAAAAAAAGTAGGGTCAGAAGGAAGATCTTACAGCGTGAAAAGTACAGTCGAAGAG TTCAAAAGACTCGTGAAATCCAACCTTGACCTTACCAAATGGGCGCAATTCGCTCACGTGCCTAGCTTTGAGGATTATATGGTGGTCGGTGAGGTGGAGGTCTCGTTGTATGCGACTATGGCAGGCACTTTGATGGGCATGGGTCATATTGCTACGGAGGAAGCTTATGAGTGGCTCAAATCAAGACCAAAAATCATCCAAGCATTATCTATAAATGGACGTCTGATGAATGACATGACCGGTTTCCAG GATGACATGAGTAGAGGATATGTAACTAATGGGATCAACTGTTATACGAAACAATATGGAGTTACAAAAACCGACGCTTTTAAGGAGCTCAATAAAATGCGTGTTGAGAATGATAAAATAGTGAACGAGGAGTTGTTAACCACAAAAGATGTGCCAAGGAGAGTTCTCAAGGAAGCCATCAATTGTGCACGCATGGCCAACGTTGCCTACGGCTACGGTGAAGGCTTAACACATCCTGAAGGCAAAATTAAGGACTATATTGTTTCTCTTTACCTTAATGTGATTTAG